A DNA window from Engystomops pustulosus chromosome 10, aEngPut4.maternal, whole genome shotgun sequence contains the following coding sequences:
- the ABHD6 gene encoding monoacylglycerol lipase ABHD6 — translation MDLDVLNMFLIAGGTLLIPILAFVTSFFLWPAALIKIYYWYWRRALGMQVKYVTCGNYKFCYTCRGRPGPKPSILMLHGFSAHKDMWLAIAKFLPKNLHLICVDMPGHEGTTRSALDDYSFSGQVKRIHQFVESINLNKKPFHLIGTSMGGCVAGVYASQYPSDISSLTLICPAGLQYPEDSKFLKRLREIQESGNDQKIPLIPSTAEEMEQMLKLCSYVRFKIPQQVLQGLVDVRIPHNDFYRKLFLDMVEEKSRHTLQASMHKITAPTQIIWGRQDQVLDVSGADVLAKAIPGSQVEILENCGHSVVMERPRKSAKLIVDFISSLQTTENNKKYD, via the exons ATGGACCTGGATGTACTGAATATGTTCCTCATTGCGGGAGGGACCTTGCTTATCCCAATATTGGCTTTTGTGACCTCCTTCTTCCTTTGGCCAGCCGCGCTCATTAAAATTTATTACTG GTACTGGCGCAGGGCCTTAGGGATGCAGGTCAAGTACGTCACCTGCGGGAACTACAAATTCTGTTACACATGCCGAGGACGACCAGGACCAAAGCCATCCATCCTAATGTTACACGGATTCTCTGCTCATAAAGATATGTGGCTGGCCATAGCCAAG TTCCTTCCTAAAAATCTACACCTGATTTGCGTGGATATGCCCGGACATGAAGGAACCACCCGCTCGGCTTTAGATGACTACTCATTCAGTGGTCAGGTCAAGAGAATACACCAG TTTGTTGAAAGCATAAATTTGAATAAGAAGCCTTTCCATCTTATTGGAACGTCCATGGGGGGCTGTGTCGCCGGTGTCTATGCCTCCCAATATCCCTCTGACATCTCCAGCCTAACCCTCATCTGTCCTGCAG GTTTACAATATCCTGAAGATAGCAAATTCCTGAAACGGCTGAGAGAAATACAGGAATCTGGCAACGACCAAAAGATTCCCCTCATCCCGTCCACGGCAGAAGAAATGGAGCAGATGCTGAAGCTGTGTTCATATGTGCGCTTCAAGATCCCACAACAG GTCTTACAAGGACTCGTTGATGTTCGCATTCCTCACAACGACTTTTATAGAAAAT TATTTTTAGACATGGTAGAAGAGAAGTCACGTCACACGCTGCAGGCGAGCATGCACAAAATCACTGCTCCTACTCAGATAATATGGGGCAgacaggaccag GTGCTTGATGTTTCTGGAGCAGATGTTTTGGCCAAGGCAATACCTGGGAGCCAAGTGGAGATACTTGAGAACTGCGGTCATTCGGTAGTGATGGAGCGACCACGAAAGTCAGCCAAACTCATAGTGGACTTTATATCCTCCTTGCAAACCACAGAGAACAATAAGAAATATGATTAA